In the genome of Tetrapisispora phaffii CBS 4417 chromosome 14, complete genome, one region contains:
- the ORC3 gene encoding origin recognition complex subunit 3 (similar to Saccharomyces cerevisiae ORC3 (YLL004W); ancestral locus Anc_5.213), which translates to MNTSKFAEVQRGHYTYTPPLKKRKVDDKANLNSSYFVKLLDGNELDDNVNRRIELFNQLYSHFHSQVGDIIASIETDLKTEIYNILFNDTEKDRKDTFKTLFLLGSDSSTKIELPKESNDTLNALIELTPKESPNVRMMLKRSMFKLIVIADAQKQSCKDIKTEDIEDEELSLKEEENDNQKSDFINIEDGDDNDSEGTSDVSYDLALVENFKDIFGKNLNLVFNFKDVDSINFVTLNDFVVLLKSALKYEHVSVSLVFNVNTNLSNIEKNLKQSTIRTLKKNLHSLDVSRNSGFKYVNLIFQSFLDTVDGKLNLSHGFVKFILEKMANNANHNLELLIKILDYALMTYFFENPFSIFIDPANVDVLDDSYLRLLRRCPTFMFFIEGLLEQSTTLEEVENLMTNKENALGDFFVEFLVRENPINKHAIFVADFLKNEQTITNFNLIELYDNLLSGNLETYLKRWPSCHEHIEKLKFESIDTIFQELFTLDNNSSLLSQALFPSYKSNMEDNLLNWERILPSANIFSEGEVKEEDKLAYTIGPILGRLFVLYREADPQINVFDFYTAFKEHIPKDALLNYTKIISSTNTALASIVNKHEADEEDLIDKITLILFMQGVFELDQMGFIRAPNQKSYDTIEKAVWRGV; encoded by the coding sequence ATGAATACGAGTAAGTTTGCTGAGGTTCAGAGAGGGCATTACACATATACTCCTCCACtgaaaaagagaaaagtTGATGACAAAGCAAATTTAAACTCTTCTTATTTTGTTAAGTTATTAGATGGTAATGAATTGGATGATAATGTTAATAGGAGaattgaattattcaatCAGTTGTATTCCCATTTCCATTCACAGGTTGGAGATATTATTGCAAGTATTGAAACTGACTTAAAGACggaaatttataatatccTATTCAATGATACGGAAAAGGACAGAAAGGATACTTTCAAGACTTTATTTCTATTAGGTTCAGATAGTAGTACGAAAATTGAGTTACCAAAGGAATCAAATGATACTTTAAATGCATTAATAGAGTTAACTCCAAAGGAATCTCCAAATGTGAGAATGATGTTGAAAAGATCAATGTTTAAATTGATTGTTATTGCTGATGCTCAAAAACAAAGTTgtaaagatattaaaacaGAAGACATAGAAGACGAAGAGCTTTCGttgaaagaagaagagaatGATAATCAAAAATCAGATTTTATAAACATTGAGGATGGAGATGATAACGATTCAGAAGGAACAAGTGACGTTTCTTATGACTTGGCTTTGGTcgaaaattttaaagatatttttggCAAAAACTTAAATCTAGTATTCAACTTTAAAGATGTTGATTCCATAAATTTTGTTactttaaatgattttgtGGTCTTACTAAAATCTGCATTGAAATATGAGCATGTTTCCGTCAGTTTGGTGTTCAATGTTAACAcaaatttatcaaacattgaaaaaaatttaaaacagaGTACAATCAGGACTctgaaaaagaatttacaCAGTTTAGATGTATCTAGGAATAGTGGTTTCAAATATGTGAACCTTATTTTCCAAAGTTTCTTGGATACAGTTGATGgtaaattgaatttatcaCATGGATTTGTAAAATTCATTTTGGAGAAGATGGCAAATAATGCGAACCACAATCTAGAACTGTTAATCAAAATACTAGACTACGCATTAATGACGTATTTTTTTGAGAACCCATTTTCTATCTTCATCGATCCAGCTAACGTCGATGTGCTTGACGATTCATACTTACGATTACTAAGAAGATGTCCAACATTTATGTTTTTCATTGAAGGTCTACTTGAACAAAGTACAACATTAGAAGAGGtagaaaatttaatgacaaataaagaaaatgcaCTTGGtgatttttttgttgaGTTTTTGGTTAGGGAAAACccaataaataaacatgCTATATTTGTAGCAGATttcttgaaaaatgaacaaaCCATTACGAACTTCAACCTTATTGAACTttatgataatttattaagtGGCAACCTTGAGacatatttaaaaagaTGGCCATCTTGTCATGAACACAtcgaaaaattaaaattcgAATCTATTGATACAATCTTTcaagaattatttactttagataataatagtagTTTATTATCTCAAGCATTATTCCCAAGttataaatcaaatatggaagataatttattgaattggGAACGTATATTACCTTCGGCCAATATATTTAGTGAAGGAGAAGTAAAGgaagaagataaattaGCATACACCATTGGACCGATCTTAGGTAgattatttgtattataCAGAGAAGCAGACCCACAAATTAATGTGTTCGATTTTTATACTGCGTTTAAAGAGCATATTCCAAAAGATGCATTATTAAACTATACAAAAATCATTTCAAGCACGAACACCGCACTGGCTTCTATTGTAAATAAGCATGAAGCggatgaagaagatttaaTAGATAAGATTacattgatattatttatgCAAGGTGTGTTTGAATTAGATCAAATGGGTTTCATAAGGGCACCAAATCAAAAAAGTTATgatacaattgaaaaagcTGTCTGGAGAGGTGTTtag
- the OST1 gene encoding dolichyl-diphosphooligosaccharide--protein glycotransferase subunit OST1 (similar to Saccharomyces cerevisiae OST1 (YJL002C); ancestral locus Anc_5.214), with amino-acid sequence MMKLSILWLTLLAFLLAQVTAEGFEVPQVWENLNFTRQVDVSRVYGREKILLDVKNVGKEDATEYFMALPIDLLNKISVVTSIIKDRETFPDTLLTKNITILDDGSKIGYVKMVLPEPAAAKEEISIIVTLEYNARGVPYPESIGLNEEQHLLLTTNKLPLSAYLTKESTLLFIGSSSFEEINGPSDESLKGEEGENSISFGPFKNTKAYTNDNKVKLKYLHNVPLNVVTTLKRDLWISHWGSVVQFQEYYELTNRAAKLNKGFSRLEHMKQMQQTLNGHYRGILDNILPTGATDHYYTDLVGMVSTSQIKGAHFYLKPRYPIYGGWKYNYTIGWTNELSDFVHSIDNNSFILSAPLLNGPVDTAYDTVELSLYLPEGAIVEEIDSPLPYEKVSIDTEKSYFDLNKGHVKVTFTFNNLIDELRGGKVLIKYQYDNVAFYKKPLSIATYIFVALLSIFTLNQINIRVN; translated from the coding sequence atgatgaaactGAGTATTTTATGGCTTACCCTTTTAGCTTTTTTGCTAGCTCAGGTTACTGCAGAAGGATTTGAAGTCCCACAAGTTTGGGAAAATCTTAATTTCACAAGACAAGTCGATGTCAGCAGGGTATACGGAAGAGAAAAAATCCTTTTAGATGTTAAGAATGTTGGTAAGGAGGATGCTACTGAGTATTTTATGGCATTACCAATTGATTTGCTGAACAAGATTTCAGTGGTTACATCTATCATCAAAGATAGGGAAACGTTCCCAGATACTTTGTTaactaaaaatattactattttgGATGATGGTTCTAAGATCGGTTATGTCAAAATGGTATTACCTGAACCTGCCGCtgcaaaagaagaaatttcCATTATTGTCACTTTAGAGTACAATGCTCGTGGTGTTCCATACCCAGAGAGTATTGGTCTAAATGAAGAACAACATTTATTACTAACCACAAACAAACTACCCTTATCTGCTTATTTGACAAAGGAATCCACTTTATTATTCATCGGCAGTTCTTCATTCGAAGAAATTAATGGCCCTTCTGATGAATCTTTAAAGGGCGAAGAAGGTGAAAACAGTATTTCTTTTGGTCCATTTAAAAACACCAAAGCTTACACAAATGATAACAAAGTAAAgctaaaatatttacataatGTTCCATTAAATGTTGTCACTACATTGAAGAGAGATCTTTGGATTTCTCATTGGGGTTCCGTTGTACAATTCCAAGAATATTACGAATTAACAAACCGTGCTGctaaattgaataaaggATTCTCAAGATTAGAACATATGAAACAGATGCAACAAACATTAAATGGCCATTACAGAGGTATTCTTGATAACATATTACCAACAGGTGCTACCGATCACTATTATACTGATTTAGTCGGTATGGTTTCAACTTCTCAAATTAAAGGTgctcatttttatttaaagcCAAGATATCCAATTTATGGTGGTTGGAAATACAACTATACCATTGGTTGGACTAATGAGTTATCTGACTTTGTTCACTCAATTGACAACAATTCTTTTATCCTTTCTGCACCTTTGCTAAATGGTCCAGTTGACACTGCCTATGACACAGTAGAATTATCTCTGTATTTACCAGAGGGTGCTattgttgaagaaattgacTCTCCATTACCATATGAAAAAGTAAGTATTGATACTGAAAAATCTTACtttgatttaaataaaggTCATGTAAAAGTGACTTTTACTTTCAACaatttaattgatgaattacGTGGCGGTAAAGTCCTAATTAAATACCAATACGATAATGTTGCATTTTATAAAAAGCCATTATCAATCGCTACTTACATTTTTGTTGCATTATTGAGTATTTTTACTTTAAACCAAATAAACATAAGAgtcaattaa
- the PRE3 gene encoding proteasome core particle subunit beta 1 (similar to Saccharomyces cerevisiae PRE3 (YJL001W); ancestral locus Anc_5.216), producing MNGIQVDINRLKKGEVSLGTSIMAVTFKDGVILGADSRTTTGSYIANRVTDKLTRVQDKIWCCRSGSAADTQAVADIVQYQLELYTAQFGEPSTKVAASIFKTMCYDNKDNLSAGIIVAGFDDKENKGEVYSIPLGGSLHKQKYAIAGSGSAFIYGYCDKNFKDDMTKDETVNFMKHSLSQAIKWDGSSGGVIRMVVLTKDGVERLIFYPDEYENL from the coding sequence ATGAACGGAATTCAAGTTGACATAAATAGACTCAAAAAAGGTGAGGTTAGTTTGGGTACCTCAATTATGGCTGTTACTTTTAAAGATGGTGTCATTCTGGGGGCTGATTCTCGTACCACTACCGGTTCTTACATTGCAAATCGTGTTACTGACAAGTTGACCAGGGTTCAGGACAAAATATGGTGTTGTAGATCAGGTTCTGCTGCAGACACTCAAGCTGTTGCTGATATTGTTCAATACCAATTGGAGTTATATACTGCCCAATTCGGTGAACCTTCTACAAAAGTTGCTGCTTCGATCTTCAAAACAATGTGTTAcgataataaagataatcTAAGTGCAGGTATAATTGTTGCTGGGTTTGATGATAAGGAAAATAAAGGTGAAGTATACAGTATTCCACTAGGTGGCTCTTTACATAAGCAAAAGTACGCTATAGCTGGTTCTGGCTCCGCATTCATTTACGGTTATTGTGATAAGAACTTCAAAGATGACATGACAAAAGATGAAACTGTAAATTTCATGAAACATTCTTTATCCCAAGCAATCAAATGGGACGGTTCATCTGGTGGTGTAATTAGAATGGTAGTTCTGACCAAAGATGGTGTTGAACGTCTGATATTCTACCCAGATGAATATGAGAATCTATAG
- the RTT109 gene encoding H3 histone acetyltransferase RTT109 (similar to Saccharomyces cerevisiae RTT109 (YLL002W); ancestral locus Anc_5.217): protein MRLEKILSDCLPSDDRFEVLHLQSVPTENYPIVTKKLGQDNELITVKTQHFFTLFQNSKTVFGLEIYVYITLIKKAKLDTNNDVLDAERLIFISKADTTGYNNKRINIKLITKSIIHYLLSIDPNYYLQKVKPLKRNYVGKFSNYISKSTSTVKALKLLSKRKSAHQKQLYPPNDLFLHLKCEQNIVTKICLFTRPADQYLFADSSKNAKKHVLTGEGLLLWWISIMDDLLIEEYESGTEAKLNIPGEENVRIRKYFRNLKYSSWNIGDIFGGSANSLAVFNIPLFPDDPKSRFLHQLVEENRIYKTDMETFWIELQERQEFKAGITVSVIGISGHLRSISKNIPMDGEIIKTPSKSSFKHLKSYITGEEFDTEEGALESYSNIKEYVVSRMHKDLLTVSGTYQFKPKIKPSVQKFTITTLQPRRAK, encoded by the coding sequence ATGAGATTAGAAAAAATACTCTCAGATTGTTTACCTTCTGATGATAGATTTGAAGTATTACATTTGCAAAGTGTACCCACTGAAAATTATCCAATCGTAACTAAAAAGCTAGGTCAAGATAACGAATTAATAACTGTTAAGACTCAACATTTTTTTACACTATTTCAAAACTCGAAGACAGTGTTTGGCCTAGAAatttatgtttatattaCTTTAATCAAGAAAGCTAAATTAGATACAAATAATGACGTACTAGATGCAGAAAGGttgatatttatttcaaaggCAGACACCACTGggtataataataaaagaataaatattaaattaatcaCTAAATCAATTATTCACTATTTGCTATCAATTGAtccaaattattatttgcaaAAAGTAAAACCTTTAAAGAGGAACTATGTAGGAAAATTTTCCAATTATATATCGAAAAGTACTTCAACTGTAAAGgcattaaaattattatctaaaAGAAAAAGTGCACACCAGAAACAACTCTATCCTCCAAATGATCTTTTTTTACACCTTAAATGTGAACAAAATATTGTGACAAAGATTTGTTTATTCACAAGACCAGCAGATCAATACTTGTTTGCAGATTCATCTAAAAATGCCAAAAAACATGTTTTAACAGGCGAAGGTCTTCTTTTATGGTGGATCTCAATTATGGACGACTTGTTGATTGAAGAATATGAAAGTGGAACGGAGgctaaattaaatattccaGGAGAAGAAAATGTTAGAATAcgaaaatattttagaaatttAAAGTATTCAAGTTGGAATATAGGTGATATTTTTGGCGGATCTGCAAATTCGTTAGCTGTTTTCAATATTCCCTTATTTCCAGATGATCCAAAATCACGTTTCCTGCATCAATTAGTTGAAGAAAACAGAATTTATAAAACTGATATGGAGACCTTTTGGATAGAGCTTCAAGAGCGTCAAGAATTCAAAGCAGGGATTACAGTATCTGTTATAGGTATTTCAGGTCATTTAAgatcaatatcaaaaaatattcctATGGATGGTGAAATTATAAAGACACCTTCCAAAAGCAGCTTCAAACATCTAAAATCATATATTACCGGTGAAGAATTTGATACAGAAGAAGGTGCTCTGGAATCGTActcaaatataaaagaatatgTTGTATCTAGAATGCATAAAGATCTTTTAACTGTTTCAGGAACTTACCAATTTAAACCCAAAATCAAACCTTCAGTTCAGAAATTCACAATAACAACTTTGCAACCCAGACGAGCAAAATGA